The following proteins are co-located in the Theropithecus gelada isolate Dixy chromosome 19, Tgel_1.0, whole genome shotgun sequence genome:
- the STAP2 gene encoding signal-transducing adaptor protein 2, giving the protein MPFLPSEVSEFMALSSGLSLPLCDLGTAVHSRPAGCSHCPSIAPQLRVPSNLTLLPGHLYMMAEVLAKEEARRALETPSCFLKVSRLEAQLLLERYPECGNLLLRPSGDGADGVSVTTRQMHNGTHVVRHYKVKREGPKYVIDVEEPFSCTSLDAVVNYFVSHTKKALVPFLLDEDYEKVLGYVEADKENGESVWVAPSALGPGPAPCTGGPKPLPPASVPVSSQEKLPLLPPLPPLPNQEENYVTPIGDAPVVDYENQDVASSSQPVIVKPKKLPKPPAKLPKPPTGPKLEPRVFNGGLARKLPASSAQPLFPTAGLADMTAELQKKLEKRRALEH; this is encoded by the exons ATGCCCTTTTTGCCCTCTGAGGTGTCAGAGTTCATGGCTCTGAGCTCTGGCCTCAGTTTGCCACTCTGTGACTTGGGCACAGCCGTCCATTCCCGGCCGGCCGGGTGCAGTCACTGTCCCTCGATCGCCCCTCAGCTCCGTGTCCCGTCCAACCTGACCCTGCTTCCTGGGCACCTATACATGATGGCTGAAGTCTTGGCCAAAGAGGAGGCGCGCCGTGCACTGGAGACACCCTC GTGCTTCCTGAAGGTGAGTCGGCTGGAGGCACAACTGCTCCTGGAGCGCTACCCCGAGTGCGGGAACCTGCTGCTGCGGCCCAGCGGGGACGGTGCTGACGGCGTGTCGGTCACCACGCGGCAGATGCACAATGG GACACACGTGGTCCGGCATTACAAGGTGAAGCGGGAGGGCCCCAAGTACGTGATCGACGTGGAAGAGCCG TTCTCTTGCACCTCCCTGGACGCCGTGGTCAACTATTTCGTGTCGCACACCAAAAAGGCGCTGGTGCCATTCCTGTTGGACGAGGACTACGAGAAGGTGCTAG GCTACGTGGAAGCCGATAAGGAGAATGGCGAGAGTGTGTGGGTGGCGCCCTCCGCCCTGGGCCCAG GTCCTGCACCCTGCACAGGTGGCCCCAAGCCGCTGCCACCTGCATCTGTGCCTGTGTCCAGCCAGGAGAAGCTGCCCCTGTTACCCCCACTGCCCCCACTACCGAACCAGGAAGAGAACTACGTGACCCCCATTGGAGATGCCCCAGTTGTTGACTATGAGAACCAAGATG TGGCTTCCTCTAGTCAGCCGGTCATCGTGAAGCCGAAGAAGTTGCCAAAGCCTCCTGCAAAGCTTCCAAAGCCACCCACTGGACCCAAGCTAG AGCCCAGAGTCTTTAATGGTGGCTTGGCCAGGAAGCTGCCAGCCAGCTCAGCCCAACCTCTCTTCCCCACAGCTG GGCTGGCGGACATGACGGCAGAGCTACAGAAGAAGCTGGAGAAGAGGCGGGCACTGGAGCACTGA